The following coding sequences lie in one Hyphobacterium sp. CCMP332 genomic window:
- a CDS encoding MmcB family DNA repair protein: MNSPLASALNPAIDDARLLARGAARLLYDMGYTAIPEFSFKTGRRADLFALGPKGEMTVVEVKSGIADFRADTKWMEYRDWCDRLYFAVSTRFPQDILPEQAGLIIADGFGAAIVRESPHDPINAARRKSVMLRFARCAAERLGRLEP; this comes from the coding sequence ATGAATAGCCCGCTCGCCTCGGCCCTCAACCCGGCGATAGATGATGCCCGGCTTCTGGCGCGCGGCGCGGCGCGTCTGCTCTATGATATGGGCTATACGGCGATCCCCGAATTTTCCTTCAAGACGGGCCGGCGCGCGGATCTGTTCGCGCTGGGCCCGAAAGGCGAGATGACCGTGGTCGAGGTCAAATCCGGGATAGCGGATTTTCGGGCCGATACGAAATGGATGGAATACCGGGATTGGTGCGACCGGCTTTATTTTGCCGTCTCGACCCGCTTTCCGCAGGATATCCTGCCGGAACAGGCCGGGCTGATCATCGCCGATGGCTTTGGTGCGGCCATCGTGCGCGAAAGTCCGCATGATCCGATCAATGCGGCGCGCCGCAAATCGGTGATGCTGCGCTTTGCTCGCTGCGCGGCCGAGCGTCTGGGCCGGCTGGAGCCTTAG
- a CDS encoding metallopeptidase family protein encodes MHTPPDIDQFAGFAEEAFNELPAGFRKMCGNVSIRIADFADRETLAHFGIADPYQLSGLYHGVDLTQKSVIDPVTFPDQVWLYRKSILAEWQARGDVSLKFLIAHVLVHEIGHHFGLSDEDMHAIEDAAGP; translated from the coding sequence ATGCACACACCTCCCGATATCGACCAGTTTGCCGGCTTCGCCGAAGAGGCCTTCAACGAATTGCCCGCAGGCTTCCGCAAGATGTGCGGCAATGTCTCCATCCGCATTGCCGATTTTGCGGACAGGGAAACGCTGGCCCATTTCGGCATTGCCGATCCCTATCAGCTCTCCGGCCTCTATCATGGCGTGGACCTGACACAGAAATCGGTCATTGATCCGGTCACCTTTCCGGATCAGGTCTGGCTCTACCGCAAGTCCATCCTCGCAGAATGGCAGGCGCGCGGTGATGTCAGTCTGAAATTCCTGATTGCCCATGTTCTGGTGCACGAGATCGGCCACCATTTCGGTCTGTCGGACGAGGATATGCACGCCATCGAGGATGCCGCCGGCCCGTAG
- a CDS encoding NAD-dependent deacylase — protein sequence MTTPRLLILTGAGISAESGLGTFRDTDGIWSKFDWQKLASPEGFAEDPVAVHAFYNARRAGLLDAAPNAAHTALALLEAAWVRSGGEFLLVTQNIDDLHERAGSERLIHMHGELLRSRCGACGDLKPCRSDLSIAMSCSACGRDGRLRPHVVWFGEMPLGMDEIFERLSSVTHFAAIGTSGSVWPAAGFAAEAARAGAATWELSMEAGESGHDFHHAVYGPATQTVPDWCDRIIAQAFSGR from the coding sequence ATGACAACGCCCCGCCTCCTCATTCTCACCGGTGCCGGTATTTCCGCTGAATCCGGGCTCGGCACCTTCCGTGATACGGACGGGATCTGGTCGAAATTCGACTGGCAGAAACTGGCCTCGCCCGAAGGCTTTGCCGAAGACCCGGTCGCCGTTCATGCCTTCTACAATGCGCGGCGTGCCGGATTGCTGGACGCTGCGCCCAATGCCGCTCACACGGCGCTGGCCCTGCTGGAGGCGGCCTGGGTGCGATCCGGCGGCGAGTTCCTTCTTGTGACCCAGAATATCGACGATCTGCATGAGCGGGCGGGCTCTGAACGCCTCATCCACATGCATGGCGAATTGCTGCGCTCGCGCTGTGGGGCGTGCGGTGATCTGAAACCCTGCCGCAGCGATCTGTCCATCGCGATGAGCTGTTCTGCCTGTGGCCGCGACGGCCGGTTGCGCCCGCATGTCGTCTGGTTTGGAGAAATGCCACTGGGCATGGACGAGATTTTCGAGCGCCTGTCCTCGGTCACGCATTTTGCCGCCATCGGCACGTCCGGCTCGGTCTGGCCCGCAGCGGGATTTGCGGCAGAAGCCGCCCGCGCCGGGGCCGCCACCTGGGAGCTCTCCATGGAGGCTGGCGAAAGCGGGCATGACTTCCACCATGCCGTCTATGGCCCGGCCACGCAGACCGTGCCGGACTGGTGCGACCGTATTATCGCCCAGGCATTTTCCGGGCGGTGA
- a CDS encoding succinylglutamate desuccinylase/aspartoacylase family protein, giving the protein MADLEFPIERYAALPDLSGLAARDVRTVFPESALIALEGRQKQPLFVSALIHGNETVGWEALKRLQAWMADHPLPRSLLIFIGNVRAAERQLRMVPGRPDYNRIWRAGETPEHELAARVTEIVRAAQPFAAIDLHNNTGANPHYALVHHERPEDLQLTSLFSPNAMMTHNPPGTCSEAMSAFCPAITAECGHSGVAANEDAAFNLVRDVLHLDHWRGAPDLPLDLYTVTGRILIDPDARMVFEHGAEGDVEFPASLEKWNFFDRPAGSTFARILNCGNPVRVTTETGEDVTDLCFVREGDRLILKRDFTPAMLTTNEAAIRDDCLGYLMEKAG; this is encoded by the coding sequence ATGGCGGATCTAGAGTTTCCGATTGAGCGGTATGCGGCTTTGCCTGACCTCTCGGGCCTTGCCGCGCGCGATGTGCGCACCGTGTTTCCCGAAAGCGCGCTGATCGCGCTGGAGGGGCGTCAGAAACAGCCGCTTTTCGTGTCGGCCCTGATTCATGGCAATGAAACCGTCGGCTGGGAGGCGCTGAAACGGCTTCAGGCCTGGATGGCGGATCATCCGCTGCCGCGGTCCCTGTTGATCTTCATCGGCAATGTCCGCGCCGCAGAGCGGCAGTTACGCATGGTGCCGGGGCGCCCCGATTATAACCGCATCTGGCGGGCGGGTGAGACGCCCGAGCACGAGCTGGCGGCGCGGGTGACGGAGATTGTCCGCGCGGCCCAACCTTTCGCCGCCATTGATCTGCACAATAATACCGGGGCCAATCCGCATTATGCGCTGGTCCATCACGAGCGGCCGGAAGATCTGCAACTGACCAGCCTGTTCTCGCCCAATGCCATGATGACGCACAATCCGCCCGGCACGTGTAGCGAGGCCATGTCGGCCTTCTGCCCGGCGATCACGGCAGAATGTGGTCATTCGGGTGTGGCGGCGAATGAAGACGCGGCCTTCAATCTGGTGCGGGATGTGCTGCATCTCGATCACTGGCGCGGCGCGCCGGATCTGCCGCTGGATCTCTATACGGTGACCGGCCGCATCCTGATCGATCCGGACGCGCGCATGGTCTTTGAACATGGGGCGGAGGGTGATGTGGAATTTCCCGCCAGTCTGGAAAAATGGAATTTCTTCGACCGCCCGGCCGGCTCCACTTTTGCCCGCATCCTCAATTGCGGGAATCCCGTGCGCGTGACCACCGAGACCGGCGAAGACGTGACTGACCTGTGCTTTGTCCGTGAGGGCGACCGCCTGATCCTGAAGCGGGACTTCACCCCCGCCATGCTGACCACGAATGAAGCCGCCATCCGCGATGATTGCCTCGGCTATCTGATGGAAAAGGCGGGTTAG
- a CDS encoding glutamate-cysteine ligase family protein, whose product MGQEVNDRDYVDAPAFLKRLRAETRLVADCFRDNRFETFDPPMIGAEVEAWLVDDNWLPAPENDAFLEKLGEPLATHELARFNFELNLDPHSLPGGLPKLKDQIGKLWDDCTQAANTLGLKPLMIGTPPTLIQDMLSLDTMTPSNRYKALNEQVMKVRGKPTEIEIARREQLQLAQNHLMIEAACTSLQTHLTVNPGEEEARMFNAAQIAAGPVTAISANSPFLYGRRLWEETRIPAFEQAIGIPSFRGRDGAKVGRVTFGAGWLRKSLMELFLENLDGHDALLPLIEDQSPEKLRHFKLQNGTLWRWNRPIVGGDCSGTPHLRIENRVTPAGPTVTDMVANAAFFIGLTRHLAARDTAPETDMPFAAARANFYACARRGLGASVQWIDGEMHDVQRLIYDHLVDAARDGLITSGVPEHEAKAVTAPIRERAKSGQNGAAWQRSWVNCHGRDFQGLVAAYYENQQGGRPVHTWRI is encoded by the coding sequence ATGGGGCAGGAAGTAAACGATCGCGACTATGTCGATGCGCCGGCCTTCCTGAAACGCCTGCGCGCCGAGACGCGGCTCGTGGCTGACTGTTTCCGGGACAATCGCTTCGAGACCTTTGATCCGCCGATGATCGGGGCGGAGGTCGAAGCCTGGCTGGTCGATGACAACTGGCTGCCAGCGCCGGAAAACGACGCCTTCCTGGAAAAACTGGGCGAACCGCTGGCCACGCATGAACTCGCGCGGTTCAATTTCGAGCTCAATCTGGATCCGCATTCCCTGCCCGGCGGCCTGCCGAAGCTGAAGGATCAGATCGGAAAACTCTGGGATGATTGTACGCAAGCGGCGAATACGCTGGGCCTGAAGCCGCTGATGATCGGCACCCCGCCGACCCTCATCCAGGACATGCTGTCGCTGGACACGATGACGCCGTCCAACCGCTACAAGGCGCTGAACGAGCAGGTCATGAAGGTGCGCGGCAAGCCTACCGAGATCGAGATTGCGCGGCGTGAGCAATTGCAGCTCGCCCAGAACCATCTGATGATCGAGGCGGCCTGCACGTCCCTGCAGACCCATCTGACGGTCAATCCCGGTGAGGAAGAAGCGCGGATGTTCAATGCCGCGCAGATCGCCGCCGGACCTGTCACCGCCATCTCCGCCAATTCTCCCTTCCTCTATGGCCGCCGGCTGTGGGAGGAGACGCGCATTCCCGCCTTTGAACAGGCGATCGGCATTCCCTCTTTCAGGGGGCGCGATGGCGCCAAAGTCGGCCGCGTGACTTTTGGTGCGGGCTGGTTGCGCAAGAGCCTCATGGAACTTTTCCTGGAAAATCTGGACGGGCATGACGCCCTTCTGCCGCTGATCGAGGATCAGTCGCCAGAAAAACTCCGGCATTTCAAACTCCAGAACGGCACGCTGTGGCGCTGGAACCGGCCCATTGTCGGCGGTGATTGTTCCGGCACGCCGCATCTGCGCATTGAAAACCGGGTGACGCCGGCCGGCCCGACGGTGACGGACATGGTGGCCAATGCCGCTTTCTTCATCGGCCTGACCCGGCATCTGGCGGCGCGGGACACGGCTCCGGAGACGGACATGCCATTTGCGGCAGCCCGCGCGAATTTCTATGCTTGTGCGCGCCGTGGTCTCGGGGCCTCCGTGCAGTGGATTGATGGCGAGATGCATGATGTGCAGCGCCTGATATATGACCATCTGGTCGATGCGGCGCGCGACGGGCTGATCACGTCCGGCGTGCCGGAACATGAAGCCAAAGCCGTGACGGCCCCCATTCGCGAACGGGCGAAATCCGGTCAGAATGGCGCCGCCTGGCAACGCAGCTGGGTCAATTGCCATGGCCGGGACTTTCAGGGTCTGGTAGCAGCCTATTACGAGAATCAGCAGGGCGGGCGGCCGGTACATACATGGCGGATCTAG
- the ffh gene encoding signal recognition particle protein — MFDALTERLSGVFDSLTGRGALSEKDVDKALREIRTALLEADVALPVVKSFIAGIKERAIGEDVIRAVAPGQQVIKIVHDGLVELLGGTGEPEGLSLDGEPPIVILMAGLQGSGKTTTSAKLARRIQTRDKKKVLLASLDTRRPAAMEQLQQMAAQAEAGFLPIVKGQGAVDIARRALQSGRLQGYDVIILDTAGRTSIDEDMMAEARAISDVARPRETLLVADALTGQDAVETARRFHERLPLTGLVLTRMDGDGRGGAALSMRHVTGLPIKFVGTSEKVDGLDNFDAKRMAGRILGRGDIVALVERAAEDVDQEKAERLARKMAKGKFDMDDLAEQLKQLQKMGGLGGIMGLLPGMNKKMQAQAAAAGMDDSLLRKQGAIISSMTRQERKKPELIKASRRKRIAAGAGVGVPEVNKLLKMHRQMADMMKKAGKKGPRGMMAGFTPPGGGGPDPALLERMKGGAKSGGLPGLPGADQPASGGSTLPGLGGAPQLGPDGLPIGFGKK; from the coding sequence ATGTTCGACGCTTTAACAGAACGGCTTTCCGGGGTTTTTGACAGCCTGACCGGACGCGGCGCGCTTTCGGAGAAAGACGTCGACAAGGCCCTGCGCGAAATTCGCACCGCGCTTCTGGAAGCCGATGTCGCCCTGCCCGTCGTCAAGAGCTTCATTGCCGGCATCAAGGAACGCGCGATTGGCGAGGATGTTATCCGCGCCGTCGCCCCGGGCCAGCAAGTCATCAAGATCGTCCATGACGGTCTGGTGGAATTGCTGGGCGGGACAGGCGAACCGGAAGGTCTGTCGCTGGACGGGGAACCGCCCATCGTCATCCTGATGGCCGGTTTGCAGGGCTCGGGTAAAACCACCACCTCGGCCAAGCTGGCGCGCCGCATCCAGACCCGCGACAAGAAGAAAGTCCTGCTCGCCTCGCTCGATACGCGCCGTCCGGCGGCGATGGAGCAATTGCAGCAAATGGCCGCCCAGGCCGAGGCCGGCTTCCTGCCCATCGTCAAGGGCCAGGGCGCGGTCGATATCGCCAGGCGCGCCCTTCAATCGGGCCGCCTGCAAGGCTATGACGTCATCATCCTCGATACGGCGGGCCGCACCTCCATCGATGAAGACATGATGGCAGAAGCCAGGGCGATCTCCGATGTCGCCCGTCCGCGCGAAACCCTGCTGGTCGCCGATGCGCTGACCGGTCAGGATGCCGTCGAGACCGCCCGGCGCTTCCATGAACGTCTGCCGCTGACCGGCCTTGTTCTGACCCGCATGGATGGCGATGGCCGCGGCGGTGCCGCCCTCTCCATGCGCCATGTCACCGGCCTGCCGATCAAGTTTGTCGGTACGTCCGAAAAGGTCGACGGTCTCGACAACTTCGATGCCAAGCGCATGGCGGGCCGTATTCTGGGCCGCGGCGATATCGTCGCCCTCGTTGAACGCGCCGCTGAAGACGTCGATCAGGAAAAGGCCGAACGCCTCGCCCGCAAGATGGCGAAGGGCAAGTTCGACATGGACGACCTCGCCGAGCAGTTGAAGCAATTGCAGAAAATGGGCGGTCTGGGCGGAATCATGGGCCTCTTGCCGGGCATGAACAAGAAGATGCAGGCACAGGCCGCAGCCGCCGGCATGGATGACAGCCTGCTCAGAAAACAGGGCGCAATCATCTCCTCGATGACGCGGCAGGAACGCAAGAAGCCGGAACTGATCAAGGCCTCGCGCCGCAAGCGGATCGCTGCGGGCGCCGGCGTCGGCGTGCCGGAAGTCAACAAGCTTTTGAAAATGCACCGCCAGATGGCCGACATGATGAAGAAGGCCGGCAAGAAAGGCCCGCGCGGCATGATGGCCGGTTTCACGCCTCCGGGCGGCGGCGGTCCCGATCCGGCCTTGCTGGAACGCATGAAGGGCGGCGCCAAAAGCGGCGGCCTGCCCGGCCTTCCCGGTGCGGACCAACCGGCCTCCGGCGGCTCCACCCTGCCGGGGCTCGGGGGCGCACCGCAACTCGGGCCGGACGGCCTGCCGATCGGCTTTGGCAAGAAATAA
- the rpsP gene encoding 30S ribosomal protein S16 has protein sequence MALKIRMSRAGSKKRPFYRIVIADSRSPRDGRFIDRVGSYNPMLPKDAERVKLNMEKIAEWYAKGARPTDRVARFMHEAAPETYAWKHGDNPNKGKPGQKAQERITEKAEKAAELKAAEEEAKAAAAEAAAAPAEEAPAEEAPAEDAAAEAPAEESAAEAPAEEAAAEDDKKEG, from the coding sequence ATGGCACTGAAAATTCGCATGTCCCGCGCGGGCTCCAAGAAACGCCCCTTCTACCGCATCGTCATTGCTGACTCGCGCTCGCCGCGCGATGGCCGCTTCATCGATCGCGTCGGTTCCTATAATCCGATGCTGCCGAAGGATGCCGAGCGCGTGAAGCTCAACATGGAAAAGATCGCGGAATGGTATGCCAAGGGCGCCCGCCCGACCGATCGCGTCGCCCGCTTCATGCACGAGGCTGCGCCCGAGACCTATGCCTGGAAGCATGGCGACAACCCGAACAAGGGCAAGCCGGGCCAGAAGGCACAGGAACGCATCACCGAGAAGGCCGAAAAGGCTGCCGAGCTGAAAGCCGCCGAGGAAGAAGCCAAGGCGGCTGCCGCTGAAGCCGCGGCCGCTCCGGCTGAGGAAGCACCTGCGGAAGAAGCCCCTGCCGAAGACGCTGCTGCCGAAGCTCCGGCTGAAGAATCCGCTGCTGAAGCGCCGGCTGAAGAAGCTGCGGCAGAAGACGACAAGAAGGAAGGCTAG
- the rimM gene encoding ribosome maturation factor RimM (Essential for efficient processing of 16S rRNA) — protein sequence MANKLITIAQIKGAHGVRGEARIRSYTADPVACFSYGPFLDEAGKPVLTPVKWRPVKDGFVVTFRENLQREAVAALRGTKLYAPREALPATDEDEFYITDLLGLDAVSPEGEHLGKIASVQNFGAGDLLEIDTSSGRIFVAFTRDAVPDISLNDRKVTVILPEDDGEDGAEEKG from the coding sequence ATGGCAAACAAACTCATCACCATCGCCCAGATCAAGGGCGCGCATGGCGTCCGGGGTGAGGCGCGGATCCGCTCCTACACGGCGGATCCGGTGGCCTGCTTCAGCTATGGGCCCTTTCTGGACGAGGCGGGAAAGCCCGTCCTGACGCCGGTGAAATGGCGTCCGGTGAAGGATGGATTTGTCGTCACTTTCAGGGAAAACCTGCAACGCGAGGCGGTCGCCGCCCTGCGCGGCACGAAGCTTTATGCCCCGCGCGAAGCCCTGCCGGCGACGGACGAGGACGAATTCTACATCACCGACCTTCTGGGCCTCGACGCCGTTTCGCCCGAGGGTGAGCACCTTGGCAAGATTGCCTCTGTGCAAAATTTCGGTGCCGGCGACCTGCTCGAAATCGACACCTCATCGGGCCGCATCTTCGTCGCCTTCACGCGCGACGCCGTGCCCGACATCTCGCTGAATGACCGCAAGGTCACGGTGATCCTGCCCGAGGATGACGGCGAGGACGGTGCCGAGGAAAAAGGCTGA
- the trmD gene encoding tRNA (guanosine(37)-N1)-methyltransferase TrmD, with the protein MFTASVLTLFPEAFPGPLGVSLIGAAQKKGLWALETVDIREFSRHKHASVDDTPAGGGAGMVLRPDVAAAAIDAVDASFEEERPRIYLTPRGRPFSQSRARELAAGPGVVVFCGRFEGLDERVIRTRQLEEISVGDAVLAGGEAAALCLIEACVRLIPGVLGDPASAEEESFEGDLLEYPQYTRPREWEGEEIPEVLLSGDHGRVAAWRREMAKKVTQERRPDLWDRHIRRQGDNR; encoded by the coding sequence ATGTTTACCGCCAGTGTTCTCACCCTCTTTCCGGAGGCCTTTCCCGGGCCGCTTGGTGTCTCCCTGATCGGGGCTGCACAAAAGAAGGGATTATGGGCGCTAGAAACGGTGGACATCCGGGAATTTTCCCGTCATAAGCACGCCTCCGTTGACGACACGCCTGCTGGCGGCGGGGCCGGAATGGTCTTGCGCCCGGATGTGGCGGCGGCGGCAATAGATGCGGTGGACGCCTCTTTTGAAGAGGAACGGCCGCGGATTTATCTGACGCCACGGGGCCGTCCGTTCAGCCAATCCCGCGCAAGGGAGCTGGCCGCGGGTCCCGGCGTTGTGGTGTTTTGCGGGCGTTTTGAAGGCCTTGACGAAAGGGTCATCAGGACGCGGCAGCTGGAAGAGATCAGCGTCGGTGACGCGGTTCTCGCCGGCGGCGAAGCGGCCGCGCTCTGCCTCATCGAGGCGTGCGTGCGTCTGATCCCCGGAGTATTGGGGGATCCGGCCTCGGCCGAAGAAGAGAGTTTCGAGGGTGATCTCCTCGAATACCCCCAATACACGCGTCCGCGCGAGTGGGAGGGGGAGGAGATCCCGGAAGTGCTGTTGTCTGGTGATCATGGCCGTGTGGCCGCGTGGCGCCGGGAAATGGCGAAAAAAGTGACGCAGGAACGACGTCCGGATTTGTGGGACCGCCACATCCGCCGGCAAGGAGACAACCGATGA
- the rplS gene encoding 50S ribosomal protein L19, translating to MNLIEKIEKDEAVRVIGEKSHPDFDQGDTLKVHVRIKEGERERIQIFEGVCLGRNGAGLQESFTVRKISFGEGVERVFPVYSPNVEQIEIVRRGNVRRAKLYYLRDRRGKSARISERTTGRNMENGREKKS from the coding sequence ATGAACCTCATCGAGAAGATTGAAAAAGACGAAGCTGTCCGTGTGATCGGCGAAAAATCCCACCCGGATTTCGATCAGGGCGATACGCTGAAAGTGCATGTGCGCATCAAAGAGGGCGAGCGCGAGCGGATCCAGATCTTTGAAGGCGTCTGCCTCGGCCGCAATGGTGCCGGCCTGCAGGAGAGCTTCACGGTCCGCAAGATCTCCTTCGGTGAAGGCGTCGAGCGGGTCTTCCCGGTCTATTCGCCGAATGTCGAGCAGATCGAGATCGTGCGCCGCGGTAATGTCCGCCGTGCCAAGCTCTATTATCTGCGCGATCGCCGCGGCAAGTCGGCCCGGATCTCCGAGCGTACCACCGGCCGGAATATGGAAAACGGCCGCGAGAAAAAGTCGTAA
- a CDS encoding DUF983 domain-containing protein has protein sequence MTTLSQTGFPSLMTACWRGFRLLCPHCGRARLFTRYLKPVEVCGHCGADYSDIRADDGPAWLTVLLMGPFLVPLAFGIAVSGWPAVFTYPVLAVVIVGSVLLLLPRMKGVVIGVLHVSRLGK, from the coding sequence GTGACGACATTGAGCCAGACCGGGTTTCCTTCCCTGATGACGGCCTGCTGGCGCGGCTTTCGTCTGCTCTGCCCGCACTGCGGCCGGGCCAGGCTGTTCACGCGTTATCTGAAACCGGTCGAGGTGTGCGGCCATTGCGGAGCGGATTATTCGGACATCCGGGCGGATGATGGTCCGGCCTGGCTGACCGTCCTCCTGATGGGGCCGTTTCTGGTACCGCTGGCCTTTGGCATTGCGGTGTCCGGCTGGCCGGCGGTTTTCACCTATCCGGTTCTGGCGGTGGTCATCGTCGGCAGTGTGCTGCTGCTCCTGCCACGGATGAAGGGCGTTGTGATCGGCGTGCTGCATGTCAGCCGTCTGGGGAAATAG
- a CDS encoding dicarboxylate/amino acid:cation symporter, producing MFNFWFGITLWKRVLGALVLGIGFGLLIQQLMGDQAESFLDGYIRPYGEIFIALIRMMIVPLIFTTLVAGVVAMKEPAKLGTLGLMTVGLYLVTTFFANVIGLIFGTIMRPGAGAAEALAGATPEAISQARPSGWDQILDIIQNPAAAMADANILAIIFFALLFGIGILLAGSKGELVGKFFESASEAVLKVTTVVMEFAPFGVFALISYTTVAYGIEAFQSIFWLILTVYLGLFTHMVLIYGGLIKVILRLPAIRFFRGVVDAQAVAFSTSSSSATLPVTITNARRNLGVPKGVAGSVLPLGATINMDGTALYLGILALFASQAFGIELTLMNYFMIAVTAAVVSIGAAGIPSASLFLLATVLSTFGATPEQIALVVGFILPVDRIMDMARTVVNVTGDAAVATTVAKWEGELDEETFRDPATI from the coding sequence ATGTTCAATTTCTGGTTTGGAATTACCCTGTGGAAGCGCGTGCTTGGTGCGCTGGTTCTGGGGATCGGCTTCGGCTTGCTGATTCAGCAGCTCATGGGCGATCAGGCTGAATCCTTCCTTGATGGATATATCCGCCCCTATGGCGAGATTTTCATCGCCCTGATCCGGATGATGATCGTGCCGCTGATCTTCACCACGCTGGTGGCGGGTGTTGTGGCGATGAAGGAGCCTGCCAAGCTGGGCACGCTCGGCCTGATGACGGTGGGGCTCTATCTGGTCACCACCTTCTTCGCGAATGTGATCGGCCTGATCTTCGGAACCATCATGCGCCCCGGTGCCGGCGCCGCCGAAGCGCTCGCCGGTGCGACCCCCGAAGCGATTTCCCAGGCGCGGCCTTCGGGCTGGGACCAGATCCTCGACATTATCCAGAACCCCGCTGCGGCGATGGCGGATGCGAATATCCTCGCCATCATCTTCTTCGCCCTGCTTTTCGGGATCGGCATTCTTCTGGCCGGGTCCAAGGGTGAGCTTGTCGGCAAATTCTTCGAAAGCGCGTCGGAAGCGGTTCTGAAGGTCACGACCGTCGTCATGGAGTTTGCGCCGTTTGGTGTCTTCGCGCTGATTTCGTACACGACTGTTGCCTATGGCATCGAGGCCTTCCAGTCGATTTTCTGGCTGATCCTGACGGTCTATCTCGGCCTCTTCACGCATATGGTCCTGATCTATGGCGGCCTGATCAAGGTGATTTTGCGCCTGCCGGCGATCCGCTTCTTCCGCGGCGTTGTCGATGCCCAGGCGGTGGCGTTTTCCACCTCGTCGAGCTCGGCGACTTTGCCGGTGACAATCACCAATGCGCGCCGCAATCTGGGTGTGCCCAAGGGCGTCGCCGGTTCGGTGCTGCCGCTGGGTGCGACGATCAACATGGACGGGACGGCGCTCTATCTCGGCATTCTGGCGCTGTTCGCCTCGCAGGCGTTCGGCATCGAGCTGACGCTGATGAATTACTTCATGATCGCGGTCACCGCTGCGGTCGTGTCGATCGGCGCTGCGGGCATTCCGTCGGCCTCGCTCTTCCTCCTGGCGACGGTGCTCAGCACGTTCGGAGCGACGCCCGAGCAGATCGCCCTGGTGGTGGGATTCATCCTGCCGGTTGACCGGATCATGGATATGGCGCGGACGGTGGTGAATGTCACCGGCGATGCCGCTGTGGCCACGACCGTCGCCAAATGGGAGGGCGAGCTCGACGAGGAGACGTTCCGCGATCCGGCGACGATCTAG
- a CDS encoding carboxymuconolactone decarboxylase family protein: protein MSLETLKTEIPDYAKDLKLNLSSLARETVLDDQKKWGTFLASAHALGVPAVVRAIEAEVADKLSPEAISGAKSAAAIMGMNNVYYRFVHLSSAKDYKTLPAKLRMNVIANPGVDKADFELWSLAVSAINGCGACIDSHEAELRRHGVSAEQIQTAVRIASTINAIAAVLDAESAIAA, encoded by the coding sequence ATGAGCCTCGAAACGCTCAAGACCGAAATTCCGGACTATGCCAAGGATCTGAAGCTCAACCTGTCGAGCCTCGCACGGGAAACCGTTCTGGACGATCAGAAGAAGTGGGGCACATTCCTCGCCTCCGCGCACGCTCTTGGCGTGCCGGCTGTCGTGCGTGCGATTGAGGCCGAAGTGGCCGACAAGCTGTCTCCGGAAGCCATATCCGGTGCCAAGTCTGCCGCCGCAATCATGGGCATGAACAATGTCTATTACCGCTTTGTTCACCTGTCCTCCGCCAAGGATTACAAGACCTTGCCGGCCAAGCTGCGGATGAATGTCATCGCCAATCCCGGCGTTGACAAGGCTGACTTCGAATTGTGGTCGCTGGCGGTATCGGCGATCAATGGCTGTGGTGCCTGCATAGACAGCCATGAGGCCGAATTGCGCCGGCACGGTGTGAGCGCCGAGCAGATCCAGACGGCAGTCCGGATTGCCTCGACCATCAACGCCATTGCGGCCGTTCTGGATGCTGAAAGCGCAATTGCGGCATAA